ATCTGAAGGTTGAAGCTCCAGCTGAAGCCCTTGCCGCATGCCTGGCACTTGAATGGCTTCTCACCAGTGTGGACGCGCTGGTGGCCCTGGAGGTGGGAACTCCGGCTGAAGCCCTTGCCACACGCCTGGCACttgtagggcttctcgcccgtgtgcacGCGCTGGTGGCCCTGGAGGTAGGCATGGCGGCTGAAGCCTTTCCCACACTCCTCACACTTGAAGGGTTTTTCGCCGGTGTGAACCCTCTGATGGGCCTGGAGGTACGAGCTCCGGCTGAACTCCTTGTTGCACGCCTGACATTTGTAAGGCTTCTCGCCTGTGTGGACCCGCTGGTGCACGTTCAGAACGGACCTGTGACTGAAGCCTTTCCCACACATGCTGCATGCATGGGGCTTCTTCCTGCCCAGGACTCTCTGGTGATCCTTCGGCTTTGAGCCCCAACTGAGGCCATTCCCACACTCCTTGTACAGCTTCTCTCTGGAGCACATTTTAGGATGGCCCGGGAGGTGGGAATCCTGGCTGACGCTGTTCAGACATGCGTGGTGTCTATATGGCTGTTCCCTAGTGTGGACAAGGTGAAGGTCTCGAAAGGGCGGAGGAAGACAGAAGCCAGGAACGCCTTCCTCAGAGTCACGGGGAATCTGTTCCATCTCAACTCTCTGTTGTGGGTTGAGATGCGAGCCACGGATGGGACCCTTCCTGCATCCCGCCTCTGTGGGGCATTTCTCTTCCAGGAGTGTCTTCTGATGGGCAAGAGGACATGAACTCTGACTAAAGACATTCCCACTCTCCATGAACTTGTGGGGCTCCTCCCTAGGGAGGACTCTCCACAGACTGTTGCGGTCTAAGCCTCGACTGAGGGCTTTCTCATGCGCGCTGCATCCGTTGGCCGTTTCTCCTGTATGAATAAGTCCATATGTCTGCTGACAGGAGCACTGGCTTAAGTTATGGCCAGAGATACCTTTGCAGGGCTTCTCCTCCGTTGGCACCCACTGATATGACCGCTGGCATGAGCATGCAAGAGCACAATCCTCGTTTCTAAGAATATGGAGATGTGAAGCGTGACGACAGGCCCCTCCACAGAGGCCGGACAGATGGGGCTTCCCTTTGACGTGTAACTCTTGGCAGTGAGTGGCACAGCTGGCTTTGTCACGGAGGGACCTTTTGTCCTCGTTACCTGGGGTGGCCTTCTGGGCTGAGCTAAGTGAGTCTTGAGGAAGCATAGACCCCCTCTCAGTGTCTTCCCCATGGTCGTGGCAGCTGCAGTTTTCTTCTGTTCCCTGTATCTCTGTGTTGTGATGATGAGGTGACGTGTAACTGACGCTGTGGCACTGATGGAAGTTATTTTTCATGGCAGCATGCTGACACTGACTGTTATGCGGCTCTGTCAGATACATTTTTCTCCAGGGCTGCTGGCCTGTCCAGGGTGGTGATTCCTGATCTTTAATGTGACTGGCATCCCCCTCTCTCTGGCTTGGTCCAGAGCTCCCACCTTCGGAACTAGGAACTTGTTTTTCTGTCCAATCCTGGCAGAAGGCGTCACCTTGTTTTTGCAGCTGAGAAATAATCCCTTGAAACTTTTTCAGGGATGTCAGACATCGGGGAAACCTCactgtgccatgtgggcaggtGTGCCAGGAGGAAAGTTCCttggggggaaggcagctcaaTCCCACTTCTTGAATGTTCACCTTATTATGTTGGCTCTTGGTGTCTATGGAATAAAGAGAATTTAAATAGGTACACACATACATCCTTTCATTCAGTTATTGTAAGATTTCCGCACTGAGATAACTATATGAAATCCCAATGAGACAGGAAGTTTACCTTTTATACTTAATAAATGGCTCTTGAAGCAGACAGATGGCTGAAAgcactgagtgcatgctttgtacgAGGAAGGTCCAAATCCAACTCCTGGTACCATACTgcccccctgggcactgctaatATGGCACTGACTTTGGCACTGACCctaaagcacaaagccaggagcagcccctgagcactgccagatgtgctccaatccccccactctctccagttaattttttttttttaacaaaaggcTTCTCCTGGCTATACCAGGAACGTAAGTGGAATCCACATAATTCAGGCTACTAGTAATCTTCAAAGTCAGGGTTTTCAACAGTCTGGACATGACTACCTTATCTAATCAAACTATCCATACAATAGCACTGGTTtaccaaggggccagagcaatagtacaggaatCTGgaatgacttctgagtgcagaatcagggataacccctgagcattgccaggtgtggactcccttaaaaaaatacagaaacgaATAGACTCAGATTGGAAAAACTAGTTTCAAGGGACAGATGTCTGTTGTCCTAATAACACCTTTATTTGTTCTCTAGCTGTAGCATGGTAGTGATTTTTTCCTTTGTATGACTCTGTGTTATACCTTGTGATGGAGGGCAGACACTGATCTTTATGTTTGCTCTATGCTGAGGGCATCCTATAATGCCTTGCTCATGAACTGATCATCTTCGTGTCCAgaatttcccaaagtgggcatcGACACCCCGGGGGGTGAGTGCTAGAATGACACAGGAACAGGAGTGGGAGGAGCACCGAGTATAATAtctcaattttaattctattttactaCAAATGGTAGTGCACTGATGAGAAATGGTGTCAAACCCAATATACAAATGAACCTAATTTCCCGAAGAAATGATGTACTGCTAGAGTTCTAAAGTCATCATTTGATGAGAGTTGGGTGAGAACTGATTTCATCTTCTTAGTAATCCTGCTTCAGAGTTTGAGAAAATgaatcactccagcctcctagaGCAATCAACTCAGTACCAATGATGCTATCGTTATTGTAAATGCTAAATTTCTTCCTTTCAAATATCTAATTAACCCTATGAATTAAGggagaaaaatctattttaattgtCTTCTTCCTTAGTAGAAGCCATTCAGGCAAATCAACTCAGGCAACCTTGACAGATCTTtacattctctttttgtttggggtggggggcacacctggcactgttcagggattactcctggcagatgccagggatcacacccgggttggcagaaggcaaacgccctccccactgtactatcgctccaaccccttcatTTACATTCTCAGCATGACTTTAGGTAGCAAGAGAAACACAAAGCATTTTGTGGGCAGTGGAAAGAGAATAACAATATTTTGAGTGCAGACCGTTAAGTACACTGCTGTACTAGCTACTCTCATCAGCCCATCCGAGGCTCAGCTGTCCTAACTGAGGACATTTAACCTTCAGAGGGTTCCTGggatcatcactttttttttttcttctcatacctggtgatgctcaggggttactcctagctctgcattcaggaattactcctgctggggctcagggcacatacgggatgctgggggatcgaacccgggtcagctgtgtgcaaggcaaacgccgtccccactgttctatctatCGCCCCGGACCCGGatctccacttcttttttttttttaaattcttttattaattcaccatgtggaaagttacaaagcgttcaggttaaagtctcagttatacaatgctcaaacacccatcccttcaccagtgcacatattccaccaccaagaataacgatatacctctccccttccccccacctccccagccccccaccccgcatgtgtaactggtaaatttcattttactttcactttactttgattacattcaatatttaaacaaaaaaaa
This Sorex araneus isolate mSorAra2 chromosome 8, mSorAra2.pri, whole genome shotgun sequence DNA region includes the following protein-coding sequences:
- the ZNF112 gene encoding zinc finger protein 112 isoform X4; amino-acid sequence: MVEIKAPREACSDTKSQHNKVNIQEVGLSCLPPKELSSWHTCPHGTVRFPRCLTSLKKFQGIISQLQKQGDAFCQDWTEKQVPSSEGGSSGPSQREGDASHIKDQESPPWTGQQPWRKMYLTEPHNSQCQHAAMKNNFHQCHSVSYTSPHHHNTEIQGTEENCSCHDHGEDTERGSMLPQDSLSSAQKATPGNEDKRSLRDKASCATHCQELHVKGKPHLSGLCGGACRHASHLHILRNEDCALACSCQRSYQWVPTEEKPCKGISGHNLSQCSCQQTYGLIHTGETANGCSAHEKALSRGLDRNSLWRVLPREEPHKFMESGNVFSQSSCPLAHQKTLLEEKCPTEAGCRKGPIRGSHLNPQQRVEMEQIPRDSEEGVPGFCLPPPFRDLHLVHTREQPYRHHACLNSVSQDSHLPGHPKMCSREKLYKECGNGLSWGSKPKDHQRVLGRKKPHACSMCGKGFSHRSVLNVHQRVHTGEKPYKCQACNKEFSRSSYLQAHQRVHTGEKPFKCEECGKGFSRHAYLQGHQRVHTGEKPYKCQACGKGFSRSSHLQGHQRVHTGEKPFKCQACGKGFSWSFNLQIHQRVHTGEKPYKCGQCEKGFSKASTLLAHQRIHTGEKPYHCGECGKSFSQRAYLQSHQSVHTGERPHVCEVCGKGFSQRAYLQGHQRVHTRVKPYKCETCGKGFSQGSRLEAHRRVHAGGKPYKCQVCPKGFSESSRLQAHQRVHAEGRPYKCQQCGKGFSGFSSLQAHHRVHTGERPYKCEACGKGFSQRSNLQAHQRVHTGEKPYKCDACGKGFRWSSGLLIHQRVHSGEKFYQKERHGTDDPSSKDPYRNGVP
- the ZNF112 gene encoding zinc finger protein 112 isoform X1 gives rise to the protein MSVGRCFPRSVGGTTMIKFQEVVTFQDVAMVFSEEELGLLGPAQWKLYRDVMLENFQNLLSLGFPPFKPELIVQLEQEEELSMVEIKAPREACSDTKSQHNKVNIQEVGLSCLPPKELSSWHTCPHGTVRFPRCLTSLKKFQGIISQLQKQGDAFCQDWTEKQVPSSEGGSSGPSQREGDASHIKDQESPPWTGQQPWRKMYLTEPHNSQCQHAAMKNNFHQCHSVSYTSPHHHNTEIQGTEENCSCHDHGEDTERGSMLPQDSLSSAQKATPGNEDKRSLRDKASCATHCQELHVKGKPHLSGLCGGACRHASHLHILRNEDCALACSCQRSYQWVPTEEKPCKGISGHNLSQCSCQQTYGLIHTGETANGCSAHEKALSRGLDRNSLWRVLPREEPHKFMESGNVFSQSSCPLAHQKTLLEEKCPTEAGCRKGPIRGSHLNPQQRVEMEQIPRDSEEGVPGFCLPPPFRDLHLVHTREQPYRHHACLNSVSQDSHLPGHPKMCSREKLYKECGNGLSWGSKPKDHQRVLGRKKPHACSMCGKGFSHRSVLNVHQRVHTGEKPYKCQACNKEFSRSSYLQAHQRVHTGEKPFKCEECGKGFSRHAYLQGHQRVHTGEKPYKCQACGKGFSRSSHLQGHQRVHTGEKPFKCQACGKGFSWSFNLQIHQRVHTGEKPYKCGQCEKGFSKASTLLAHQRIHTGEKPYHCGECGKSFSQRAYLQSHQSVHTGERPHVCEVCGKGFSQRAYLQGHQRVHTRVKPYKCETCGKGFSQGSRLEAHRRVHAGGKPYKCQVCPKGFSESSRLQAHQRVHAEGRPYKCQQCGKGFSGFSSLQAHHRVHTGERPYKCEACGKGFSQRSNLQAHQRVHTGEKPYKCDACGKGFRWSSGLLIHQRVHSGEKFYQKERHGTDDPSSKDPYRNGVP
- the ZNF112 gene encoding zinc finger protein 112 isoform X2 yields the protein MIKFQEVVTFQDVAMVFSEEELGLLGPAQWKLYRDVMLENFQNLLSLGFPPFKPELIVQLEQEEELSMVEIKAPREACSDTKSQHNKVNIQEVGLSCLPPKELSSWHTCPHGTVRFPRCLTSLKKFQGIISQLQKQGDAFCQDWTEKQVPSSEGGSSGPSQREGDASHIKDQESPPWTGQQPWRKMYLTEPHNSQCQHAAMKNNFHQCHSVSYTSPHHHNTEIQGTEENCSCHDHGEDTERGSMLPQDSLSSAQKATPGNEDKRSLRDKASCATHCQELHVKGKPHLSGLCGGACRHASHLHILRNEDCALACSCQRSYQWVPTEEKPCKGISGHNLSQCSCQQTYGLIHTGETANGCSAHEKALSRGLDRNSLWRVLPREEPHKFMESGNVFSQSSCPLAHQKTLLEEKCPTEAGCRKGPIRGSHLNPQQRVEMEQIPRDSEEGVPGFCLPPPFRDLHLVHTREQPYRHHACLNSVSQDSHLPGHPKMCSREKLYKECGNGLSWGSKPKDHQRVLGRKKPHACSMCGKGFSHRSVLNVHQRVHTGEKPYKCQACNKEFSRSSYLQAHQRVHTGEKPFKCEECGKGFSRHAYLQGHQRVHTGEKPYKCQACGKGFSRSSHLQGHQRVHTGEKPFKCQACGKGFSWSFNLQIHQRVHTGEKPYKCGQCEKGFSKASTLLAHQRIHTGEKPYHCGECGKSFSQRAYLQSHQSVHTGERPHVCEVCGKGFSQRAYLQGHQRVHTRVKPYKCETCGKGFSQGSRLEAHRRVHAGGKPYKCQVCPKGFSESSRLQAHQRVHAEGRPYKCQQCGKGFSGFSSLQAHHRVHTGERPYKCEACGKGFSQRSNLQAHQRVHTGEKPYKCDACGKGFRWSSGLLIHQRVHSGEKFYQKERHGTDDPSSKDPYRNGVP
- the ZNF112 gene encoding zinc finger protein 112 isoform X3, whose amino-acid sequence is MARDTVVPRSLLSQERGGNDNDQVSGFPPFKPELIVQLEQEEELSMVEIKAPREACSDTKSQHNKVNIQEVGLSCLPPKELSSWHTCPHGTVRFPRCLTSLKKFQGIISQLQKQGDAFCQDWTEKQVPSSEGGSSGPSQREGDASHIKDQESPPWTGQQPWRKMYLTEPHNSQCQHAAMKNNFHQCHSVSYTSPHHHNTEIQGTEENCSCHDHGEDTERGSMLPQDSLSSAQKATPGNEDKRSLRDKASCATHCQELHVKGKPHLSGLCGGACRHASHLHILRNEDCALACSCQRSYQWVPTEEKPCKGISGHNLSQCSCQQTYGLIHTGETANGCSAHEKALSRGLDRNSLWRVLPREEPHKFMESGNVFSQSSCPLAHQKTLLEEKCPTEAGCRKGPIRGSHLNPQQRVEMEQIPRDSEEGVPGFCLPPPFRDLHLVHTREQPYRHHACLNSVSQDSHLPGHPKMCSREKLYKECGNGLSWGSKPKDHQRVLGRKKPHACSMCGKGFSHRSVLNVHQRVHTGEKPYKCQACNKEFSRSSYLQAHQRVHTGEKPFKCEECGKGFSRHAYLQGHQRVHTGEKPYKCQACGKGFSRSSHLQGHQRVHTGEKPFKCQACGKGFSWSFNLQIHQRVHTGEKPYKCGQCEKGFSKASTLLAHQRIHTGEKPYHCGECGKSFSQRAYLQSHQSVHTGERPHVCEVCGKGFSQRAYLQGHQRVHTRVKPYKCETCGKGFSQGSRLEAHRRVHAGGKPYKCQVCPKGFSESSRLQAHQRVHAEGRPYKCQQCGKGFSGFSSLQAHHRVHTGERPYKCEACGKGFSQRSNLQAHQRVHTGEKPYKCDACGKGFRWSSGLLIHQRVHSGEKFYQKERHGTDDPSSKDPYRNGVP